The Halorhabdus sp. BNX81 genome includes a region encoding these proteins:
- a CDS encoding glycosyltransferase family 4 protein produces MINKRPPYRNTGAEKVLWGIARKLVEAGHSVTIFCPTPADRESETHPEIDFRYVSTGGGPDRSMIEFFLKGPRTYPSVYRDVSPDLVYDNPSPFPFHLAHLYGDAQRITKLHGIYRRLAFSCKDHPLVKVGTAVGDELYRLFRGEVITTNSLSTAHRARQVFTTDSNRIIANPIGIDAAEYTFSIRSDEKHVLSLSELRTRKQINVLLRAWKYVESAHPDARLTVAGDGQQRDSLERLATDLDLETVTFEGWVTEERKHELLASAAIYALPTLYEGFGLANLEAMASGCAVVSTDTWGVRDYLRDGENGRLVPTKDPPALATVIDSLLSEPAQIERLATAGRETAAEYSMAESITREVRLLEQIHEDGDMFAEA; encoded by the coding sequence ATGATCAACAAGCGCCCGCCCTATCGGAACACGGGCGCCGAGAAGGTATTATGGGGGATCGCCCGGAAACTGGTTGAGGCGGGCCATTCCGTGACGATTTTTTGTCCGACCCCTGCAGACCGGGAGAGCGAAACACATCCCGAAATCGACTTCCGATATGTGTCTACAGGCGGTGGCCCGGACAGAAGCATGATCGAATTCTTCCTGAAAGGCCCCCGGACGTATCCATCGGTATACCGCGACGTTTCTCCGGATCTCGTCTACGACAATCCATCGCCGTTTCCGTTCCACCTTGCCCACCTCTATGGGGACGCCCAGCGAATTACAAAGCTGCATGGGATCTATCGACGTCTCGCGTTCTCCTGTAAGGATCATCCGCTGGTGAAGGTCGGCACAGCTGTCGGTGATGAACTGTATCGGCTCTTTCGCGGTGAAGTTATCACGACAAACTCACTCTCGACAGCCCACCGAGCCAGACAGGTCTTTACTACTGACTCGAATCGTATCATCGCGAATCCGATCGGTATCGACGCTGCTGAATATACGTTCTCGATCCGATCCGATGAGAAACACGTGCTGAGTCTCTCGGAATTGCGCACCAGAAAACAGATCAACGTGCTCCTCAGGGCGTGGAAATACGTTGAGTCGGCCCACCCGGACGCCAGATTGACCGTCGCCGGTGACGGCCAGCAGCGGGACTCCCTCGAACGATTGGCAACCGACCTTGATTTGGAAACCGTCACTTTCGAGGGATGGGTCACGGAGGAACGAAAGCACGAACTGTTGGCGTCCGCAGCGATTTATGCGCTTCCGACGCTCTACGAGGGGTTCGGGTTGGCTAATCTCGAAGCGATGGCGTCCGGTTGTGCTGTCGTGAGCACTGATACATGGGGGGTCCGGGATTATCTTCGGGATGGGGAAAACGGGCGGCTCGTCCCGACAAAAGACCCGCCAGCGCTCGCGACGGTCATTGATTCATTACTGAGTGAGCCTGCACAGATCGAACGACTCGCAACCGCCGGCCGCGAGACTGCGGCCGAATATTCGATGGCGGAGAGCATTACTCGGGAAGTCCGACTCCTCGAACAGATTCACGAAGACGGAGATATGTTCGCCGAAGCGTGA
- a CDS encoding polysaccharide deacetylase family protein codes for MSETERDLRDWPHEQTVYLTLDFECDFGTALSENRYGAVEHVDRLVDLLETHGVPLTTFVQTELLQVKPDVVETLQTSQTEVAFHPHSHTHRPRSETSIGTELTRSTERYVEFFGEQPTGYRFPNGNITPADYELLADHGYRFDASVFPSWRPNHFDNTDLPTRPHVLPDVGLVEIPFTVYADSVRIPTALSYVRVLGKPFAVLLERRPPRTLIFNVHMHDLVTPPSYSELSPLYKTIYARNDHGFELLDRFLRRSRQAGYAFETLDGLADSLQPNGTDYSR; via the coding sequence ATGAGTGAGACTGAGCGTGACCTTCGCGACTGGCCACACGAACAGACAGTCTATCTGACGCTCGATTTCGAGTGCGATTTCGGCACGGCGCTATCGGAGAACCGGTATGGAGCCGTCGAACACGTTGATCGGCTCGTTGACTTGCTCGAAACACACGGAGTCCCGCTGACAACGTTCGTCCAGACCGAACTCCTCCAGGTCAAGCCGGACGTGGTTGAGACCTTACAGACGAGTCAAACCGAGGTGGCGTTTCACCCACATTCCCACACGCACAGACCACGGTCGGAAACATCGATCGGCACGGAACTCACACGAAGTACGGAGCGCTACGTGGAGTTCTTCGGGGAGCAACCGACTGGCTATCGGTTTCCGAACGGGAACATCACACCGGCCGATTATGAACTGTTGGCCGACCACGGGTACCGGTTCGATGCGAGTGTGTTTCCGTCGTGGCGGCCGAATCACTTCGACAACACCGATCTCCCGACCCGACCGCATGTACTCCCCGACGTTGGACTCGTCGAGATCCCGTTTACGGTATACGCTGATTCCGTTCGGATCCCGACGGCCCTTTCGTACGTCCGAGTCCTCGGCAAACCGTTTGCCGTACTCCTCGAACGCAGGCCACCGCGGACGCTGATCTTCAACGTTCACATGCACGACCTGGTGACGCCCCCCTCCTACAGCGAGCTGTCACCGCTGTACAAGACGATCTATGCGCGGAACGACCATGGGTTCGAGCTGCTGGATCGATTTCTCCGACGCAGTAGACAGGCCGGGTATGCCTTCGAAACACTCGACGGACTTGCGGATAGCTTACAGCCGAACGGGACCGACTACTCCAGATAG
- a CDS encoding glycosyltransferase — protein MPGGIRPIKGHEVVISALPSIENVELRIVGGIGNEEYFREIRSIADQLGVNDRIEWVTEFVPEETLFEAFQEADVVVLAYEHHTSMSGILSHTLSWHVPAIVTDCPAFRHMIECEDAFLAERDGSAVADRIRKFDSEREVQRRVIDAFAQTSRQFSWESVAGRTTTVYAGRSQNGENQITSS, from the coding sequence TTGCCAGGCGGGATTCGCCCCATAAAGGGACACGAGGTTGTGATAAGTGCACTCCCGTCCATCGAGAACGTCGAACTGAGAATCGTCGGGGGCATCGGGAACGAGGAATATTTTCGCGAAATCCGGTCCATAGCCGACCAGCTTGGAGTCAACGACCGGATCGAATGGGTTACGGAGTTCGTCCCGGAGGAAACCTTATTCGAAGCATTTCAGGAGGCGGACGTGGTAGTGCTCGCCTACGAACACCATACGTCGATGTCCGGAATACTCAGCCACACGCTTAGCTGGCACGTCCCGGCGATCGTGACGGATTGTCCCGCGTTCCGGCACATGATCGAGTGTGAAGACGCCTTTCTAGCCGAGAGGGATGGGAGCGCAGTGGCCGATCGAATTCGAAAGTTCGACTCCGAGCGGGAGGTCCAGAGGCGCGTCATAGATGCATTCGCCCAGACGTCCCGGCAGTTCTCCTGGGAATCGGTCGCCGGTCGCACGACAACCGTCTATGCCGGGCGATCCCAAAATGGCGAAAATCAGATCACGTCCTCGTAG
- a CDS encoding alkaline phosphatase family protein has product MTRTVVIGLDGSNWPLVQPWIDAGRLPNFATLQSEGCHGISRSHLPPVTCPNWKCYASGKNPGRLGVYWWERIDTEDQAMQLPDATDFIAPEIWDYLNDENETAGVINLPMSYPPRDIDAFMIAGGPRSREQHYTIPETLEAEIEERFDYRVHPENVLTTNENADAEVEMVYDLLRTRLRTARTLLEERDLEFLHVTLFHLNVLQHYFWDAQETRRAYEIIDEELEPFLDGEYNLVLLSDHGCTDIDTVFYVNTWLAEHGYLSTKTSVSSRLHDAGLTQERIANIIRTVNLEKYIRPLVPRSIIERFPTDDGVVREAKLNMVDWGNTTAIGSGQGLIYVVADTDRERERILSDLEAELSAATALNGEAITRAVHRREDVYEGPHVETAPDLIFDQRPGVHTSEAMGRDEVMSEPTNWRGENVPDGMVLFHGEDIQAGELDPVRITDIAPTILHWMGHPVPTDMDGGVVDAVFTPDSDPGTRDVTHRPPLRTQDGASEALTDDVEDRLAQIGYLE; this is encoded by the coding sequence ATGACACGTACAGTTGTCATCGGGCTGGATGGCTCCAACTGGCCGCTCGTCCAGCCCTGGATCGATGCGGGTCGACTCCCGAACTTCGCCACCCTACAAAGCGAGGGGTGCCACGGCATTTCCCGCTCGCATCTCCCCCCGGTAACCTGCCCGAACTGGAAGTGCTACGCTTCGGGCAAGAACCCAGGTAGGCTCGGCGTTTACTGGTGGGAACGCATTGACACGGAGGATCAGGCGATGCAGCTTCCGGATGCAACGGACTTCATTGCTCCGGAGATCTGGGACTACCTCAATGACGAAAACGAAACAGCCGGGGTCATCAACCTCCCGATGTCCTACCCACCGCGGGACATAGATGCATTCATGATCGCCGGCGGTCCCCGATCGAGGGAGCAACACTACACGATACCCGAGACCTTGGAGGCGGAGATCGAAGAGCGGTTCGACTATCGCGTCCATCCCGAGAACGTACTGACGACGAACGAAAACGCGGACGCGGAAGTCGAGATGGTCTATGACTTACTGCGGACGCGGCTCCGTACGGCACGGACACTCCTCGAAGAACGCGACCTCGAGTTTCTTCACGTCACACTCTTTCATCTCAACGTTCTCCAGCATTACTTCTGGGACGCACAGGAGACCAGGCGGGCCTACGAGATCATCGACGAAGAACTGGAACCGTTTCTCGACGGTGAGTACAATCTCGTCCTGCTGTCGGACCACGGGTGTACCGATATCGATACCGTCTTTTACGTCAATACGTGGCTTGCGGAACACGGGTATCTTTCGACAAAAACCAGCGTATCGTCCAGACTTCACGATGCGGGTCTCACACAGGAACGCATCGCGAACATTATCCGAACGGTAAACCTCGAAAAGTACATCCGGCCGCTCGTTCCACGGTCGATCATCGAGCGATTCCCGACCGACGACGGCGTCGTTCGTGAAGCGAAACTCAACATGGTGGACTGGGGGAATACAACGGCGATCGGTAGCGGCCAGGGACTGATCTACGTGGTCGCGGACACCGACCGGGAACGGGAACGTATTCTCTCCGACCTGGAAGCGGAGCTATCGGCTGCCACGGCGTTGAACGGGGAAGCGATCACACGGGCGGTTCACCGCCGAGAGGATGTCTATGAAGGTCCGCACGTAGAGACGGCCCCGGACCTGATCTTCGATCAGCGCCCCGGCGTTCACACCAGTGAGGCGATGGGGCGGGACGAAGTCATGTCCGAGCCGACGAATTGGCGTGGCGAGAACGTCCCGGATGGCATGGTTCTGTTCCACGGTGAGGATATTCAGGCGGGTGAACTCGATCCGGTCCGGATAACGGACATCGCGCCGACGATCCTTCACTGGATGGGGCACCCTGTGCCAACCGACATGGACGGTGGGGTCGTGGATGCCGTGTTTACACCCGACAGTGACCCTGGAACACGTGATGTCACGCACCGTCCGCCGTTGCGTACCCAGGACGGGGCAAGCGAAGCGCTCACCGACGACGTGGAGGACCGGCTAGCGCAGATCGGCTATCTGGAGTAG
- a CDS encoding DUF1616 domain-containing protein — translation MVSRSDWRLLLPERVRRLPFDLAFVFTSVVAVNVVVFLPFLRETPLVVFGVPFVLFVPGYAFIAALFPERSQRPAEGRAETPDGSRSTTDRGIDGIERVVLSVGLSTAAVPLLALVLNVTPFGIRPVPIMVTVSLFTVVMTIIAAYRRRKLPQEQRLRVPYRQWTELARTELFAPDSRTDAALNVLLIVSILLATASVAYAVAVPKQGDGFTATYLLTESDDGDLVADNYPTNFTVGEPQSLIVGVSNHEHERTDYTVVVELQNVTLLTNESAQVDRIRQNATRSGAVSIHVDRTVELDRFTVPLSHNETWHHEHAVTPPFAGDDLRLTYLVYRGDPPADPSTKSAYRWLALRVDAAPDT, via the coding sequence ATGGTATCACGTTCGGACTGGCGGTTACTACTGCCCGAGCGAGTCCGACGCCTTCCGTTCGATCTGGCGTTCGTCTTTACGTCCGTCGTCGCGGTCAACGTGGTTGTCTTTCTCCCCTTTCTGCGGGAGACACCACTCGTTGTGTTCGGGGTTCCGTTTGTTCTGTTTGTTCCCGGGTACGCGTTCATCGCGGCACTGTTCCCGGAACGTAGTCAGCGGCCTGCGGAGGGGAGGGCCGAGACGCCGGACGGATCTCGATCCACGACTGACCGGGGGATCGACGGAATCGAACGTGTCGTCCTCTCCGTTGGATTGAGTACCGCGGCCGTTCCGCTGCTCGCACTCGTGCTCAACGTTACGCCGTTCGGAATCCGTCCCGTTCCGATCATGGTGACAGTCAGCCTGTTCACTGTCGTGATGACAATCATCGCCGCGTACCGACGCCGGAAGCTTCCACAGGAGCAACGCCTTCGAGTCCCGTACCGCCAGTGGACCGAGCTGGCCAGAACGGAACTGTTCGCTCCCGACAGTCGGACTGACGCCGCGTTGAACGTCCTCCTTATCGTGAGCATTCTGCTCGCGACAGCCAGTGTCGCCTACGCCGTCGCCGTCCCCAAACAGGGCGACGGGTTCACTGCAACGTATTTGCTCACGGAATCCGACGACGGCGACCTCGTCGCCGACAATTACCCGACGAACTTCACGGTCGGCGAGCCACAGTCACTGATCGTCGGTGTCTCCAACCACGAACACGAACGGACCGACTATACGGTCGTGGTGGAACTCCAGAACGTGACGCTGCTCACGAACGAGTCGGCCCAGGTCGATCGGATCCGACAGAATGCGACTCGATCGGGTGCCGTGTCGATCCACGTGGATCGGACCGTCGAACTCGACCGATTCACAGTCCCGCTCTCTCACAACGAGACCTGGCACCACGAGCACGCGGTCACGCCTCCGTTCGCCGGGGACGACCTTCGGCTGACCTATCTGGTGTATCGCGGCGATCCACCGGCAGATCCATCGACGAAGTCGGCCTATCGGTGGCTCGCACTTCGGGTCGATGCCGCCCCTGACACGTAG
- a CDS encoding glycosyltransferase family 2 protein: protein MKFQDISEHEAGSPDSIVDTFSQEQTTTDSPVVGIQFRKTTDLDRLAGSILRAQQANHDVIIYSSVTIPDLIKDIIAQLEVPVIQPEKRADADPVDLVTLFARTTGYPGVLLKDDLEYRIDFERSAQRLQTGADYVIEASYEPPLPPEPHVLVGIPAYNEQQAIADVVANAQPNADDVLVVDDGSDDRTVERADSAGATVIEHETNQGYGGALKTIFENASRVNADSLVIVDADGQHDPEEIPALVETQQATDAEIVIGSRFSDGGWTDAPLYRRFGLGVVNILTNLSLGVVRPASWITDTQSGFRLYSGVAIDSLADADDIGDTMSASTDILYHAHHNNFDIEEAGAEVNYDVEDASNINPISHGITLVMNILRTIEQDRPVTILGIPGFCLSLLGIGFGYWTFSNYIATGTFPMGIAIASVFFGLAGVFASFTAIILHSLNQHLD, encoded by the coding sequence ATGAAATTCCAGGATATATCCGAGCACGAAGCGGGGAGCCCCGATTCGATCGTCGATACCTTCTCCCAGGAACAGACAACGACTGACAGCCCCGTTGTTGGCATTCAATTCAGGAAGACCACCGACCTGGACCGGCTTGCCGGCTCAATTCTACGGGCCCAGCAGGCAAACCACGACGTGATTATCTACTCCTCGGTAACGATTCCTGACCTGATCAAGGACATCATTGCCCAACTCGAGGTGCCAGTGATCCAACCGGAGAAACGAGCAGATGCGGACCCTGTCGACCTCGTTACGTTGTTTGCACGGACGACGGGCTATCCTGGAGTCCTGCTCAAAGATGATCTCGAATACAGGATTGACTTCGAGAGAAGTGCCCAACGACTGCAGACCGGAGCAGACTATGTTATCGAAGCGTCATACGAACCGCCGCTCCCCCCTGAGCCACACGTTCTGGTCGGAATCCCGGCCTACAATGAACAACAGGCGATCGCCGATGTGGTCGCGAATGCACAACCAAACGCCGATGACGTACTCGTCGTCGACGATGGAAGCGACGATCGAACGGTGGAACGGGCGGACAGCGCCGGGGCGACAGTTATCGAACACGAAACCAACCAGGGTTACGGTGGCGCGCTGAAGACGATTTTCGAGAACGCGTCGCGAGTAAACGCTGACTCGCTCGTGATCGTCGATGCCGACGGACAGCACGACCCGGAGGAGATTCCGGCGCTGGTCGAAACACAACAGGCAACCGACGCGGAAATCGTCATCGGCAGTCGATTTTCCGACGGAGGCTGGACCGATGCGCCGCTATACCGGCGCTTCGGACTCGGCGTCGTAAACATATTGACAAACCTGAGCCTGGGCGTGGTTCGACCGGCGTCCTGGATCACGGATACCCAGAGCGGGTTCCGGCTGTATTCAGGCGTCGCGATCGACAGCCTGGCGGACGCTGACGATATCGGCGACACGATGAGTGCAAGTACGGACATCCTGTACCATGCCCACCACAATAACTTCGATATCGAAGAAGCGGGGGCCGAGGTGAACTACGACGTCGAAGACGCGAGCAACATCAACCCGATTTCACATGGGATCACGCTCGTGATGAACATTCTACGGACCATCGAGCAGGACCGGCCGGTGACGATTCTGGGGATCCCCGGATTCTGTCTGTCGCTGCTTGGCATCGGGTTCGGCTACTGGACATTCTCGAACTATATCGCCACCGGAACGTTTCCGATGGGGATCGCAATCGCATCCGTGTTCTTCGGATTGGCAGGCGTCTTCGCTTCATTTACGGCGATTATCTTACACTCGCTGAACCAGCACCTCGATTAA
- a CDS encoding sulfatase, whose protein sequence is MTGSSNNVILISCDALRADHLGCYGYRRNTTPELDEFAQGSVRFRNAYSVSSHTREAVPALMTGQYPDVAIDSKYHLVSNTIASRLSEHGYATAGFHSNPYLSRSYNFDRGFDTFDDDLYLGQHKIIALAQRALDKLRNRHYARAEEINRRALAWLDSIDTGEPFFLWNHYLDTHGPYNPPAEYATLYADREISGREAQRLYKRAINDPESITDDEQRLLIDLYDGEIKYNDEYIGRFLASLRERELLEDAIVLITADHGEAFGEHGCYGHPRYLHDELTHVPMIVQPPGNKASVLEAPTSTLDIAATILDMIGRDADLPGESALADRDGDRPVFLQVQGEDNHSHLKRYAVRTHQETCRCERDCGSNAVEYADCADQGLRSELETHVQERIRRETGDGKRPSENVDGNIERRLEALGYK, encoded by the coding sequence ATGACCGGGTCCTCGAACAACGTGATACTCATATCATGTGACGCTCTCAGAGCAGATCACCTCGGCTGCTATGGGTACAGACGAAACACCACGCCGGAACTCGACGAGTTTGCACAGGGATCGGTGCGGTTCAGGAACGCGTATAGCGTGAGTTCCCACACCCGAGAAGCAGTCCCCGCGTTGATGACCGGCCAGTACCCGGATGTCGCGATCGATTCGAAATACCACCTCGTGTCGAATACGATCGCATCGAGGCTCTCGGAACACGGGTATGCAACCGCCGGCTTTCACTCGAATCCATACCTGTCTCGGTCCTACAACTTCGACCGGGGATTCGACACGTTTGACGACGACCTTTACCTGGGACAACACAAAATCATTGCGCTCGCTCAGCGGGCACTTGATAAGCTCCGGAACCGGCATTACGCGCGAGCGGAAGAAATCAATCGACGGGCGCTTGCGTGGCTCGACTCCATCGATACCGGGGAGCCGTTTTTCCTCTGGAACCACTACCTGGACACACACGGACCGTATAATCCACCAGCGGAATACGCAACGCTGTACGCCGACCGTGAGATCTCCGGACGGGAAGCACAACGTCTCTACAAGCGAGCTATCAACGACCCGGAATCGATCACTGACGATGAGCAACGCCTTTTGATTGACCTATATGATGGGGAGATAAAATACAACGACGAATATATCGGACGGTTTTTAGCGTCGCTTCGGGAGCGTGAGCTACTGGAGGATGCGATCGTCCTCATCACAGCCGATCACGGGGAGGCCTTCGGGGAACATGGGTGCTATGGGCATCCCCGGTATTTGCATGACGAACTCACACACGTGCCGATGATCGTGCAACCGCCCGGGAACAAAGCCAGCGTGCTCGAAGCGCCGACGAGTACACTTGATATCGCAGCCACGATACTGGATATGATTGGAAGGGACGCCGATCTCCCGGGAGAATCAGCGCTTGCGGACCGAGACGGGGATCGGCCCGTCTTTCTTCAGGTTCAGGGGGAAGACAATCACAGCCATCTCAAGCGATATGCGGTACGGACACACCAGGAAACCTGCAGGTGCGAGCGTGACTGTGGGTCCAATGCCGTCGAGTACGCGGACTGTGCCGATCAGGGATTGCGTTCCGAACTTGAAACGCACGTCCAAGAGCGGATCCGACGGGAGACTGGCGATGGGAAGCGTCCGTCTGAAAACGTTGATGGAAACATCGAGCGACGACTCGAAGCGCTCGGGTATAAATAA
- a CDS encoding ORC1-type DNA replication protein — MTDDPEEGMLSWDESVFRDEHVFEIDYVPETFRHRESQMESLKYALRPAVRGSRPLNVIARGPPGTGKTTAVQKLYGELGSQTDVRVARVNCQVDSTRYAVFSRLFESVFEYEPPASGISFKKLFGQITEKLVDEGEVLAVALDDVNYLFYEGEASDTLYSLLRAHEAHSGAKIGVVVVSSDLDLDVIEELDGRVQSVFRPEEVYFPKYDEPEIVDILDERVERGFHEGVVDAPILDRVAELTAEQGGDLRVGIDLLRRAGLNAEMRASKHIEGEDVEAAFEKSKHVHLSRHLTGLSDSERTLLAVIADHEGELAGDVYETFNEETDLGYTRYSEIINKLDQLGLIETSYTSVDGRGRSRELSLQYEPDAIKDRL; from the coding sequence ATGACCGACGACCCCGAGGAGGGGATGCTCTCCTGGGACGAATCCGTCTTCCGGGACGAGCACGTCTTCGAGATCGACTACGTCCCCGAGACGTTTCGCCACCGCGAGAGCCAGATGGAGAGCCTGAAATACGCCCTCCGGCCCGCGGTGCGTGGTTCCCGCCCGCTGAACGTCATCGCTCGGGGCCCGCCGGGGACGGGCAAGACGACGGCGGTCCAGAAACTCTACGGCGAACTCGGCTCCCAGACGGACGTCCGGGTCGCCCGCGTCAACTGTCAGGTCGACTCGACGCGGTATGCGGTGTTCTCGCGGCTCTTCGAGAGCGTCTTCGAGTACGAACCGCCGGCCAGTGGTATCTCCTTCAAGAAACTGTTCGGCCAGATCACCGAGAAACTCGTCGACGAGGGGGAGGTCCTGGCCGTCGCACTGGACGACGTCAACTATCTCTTCTACGAGGGGGAGGCCTCGGATACGCTCTATTCGCTCCTTCGCGCCCACGAGGCCCACTCCGGGGCGAAGATCGGCGTGGTCGTCGTTTCCTCGGACCTGGATCTGGACGTTATCGAGGAATTGGACGGGCGCGTCCAGAGTGTCTTCCGCCCGGAGGAAGTCTACTTTCCGAAATACGACGAGCCCGAAATCGTCGATATCCTCGACGAACGCGTCGAGCGCGGGTTCCACGAAGGCGTCGTCGACGCGCCGATTCTGGATCGCGTGGCCGAACTCACCGCCGAGCAGGGCGGGGACCTCCGGGTCGGCATCGACCTGTTGCGCCGGGCGGGGCTGAACGCCGAGATGCGTGCGAGCAAACACATCGAGGGAGAGGACGTCGAGGCGGCCTTCGAGAAATCCAAGCACGTCCACCTCTCCCGGCACCTCACGGGCCTCTCCGACAGCGAGCGTACCCTGCTGGCGGTGATCGCCGATCACGAGGGCGAACTCGCGGGCGACGTCTACGAGACTTTCAACGAGGAGACTGATCTCGGGTACACCCGGTATTCGGAGATCATCAACAAACTCGATCAACTCGGACTGATCGAGACCAGCTATACGAGCGTCGATGGCCGCGGGCGCTCGCGTGAACTTTCCCTACAGTACGAACCGGACGCCATCAAAGATCGGTTATAG